A genome region from Plasmodium vinckei vinckei genome assembly, chromosome: PVVCY_07 includes the following:
- a CDS encoding dihydrolipoyl dehydrogenase, apicoplast, putative, whose amino-acid sequence MGIITQIKLHKLSAITLICVSFLFILKKNEGVKILQDTKSISPLNTNWIMKKGCNIALFPCKKKKFFIDLQNYKIFFPTNGSIKYSEKIKSKLNAKSENNDTPKMEIMPNEYDVAILGCGVGGHAAAINAMERNLKVVMFAGDEESLGGTCVNVGCIPSKSLLYATNKYRELKNMSKLCSYGIYSNAYIDKEKDQVKSTQLIADSICINTDKLKEYTQNVIKKLKNGITHGMKNTKFTRNSQSVQVVYDHGYIIDKHTIQSKKNKQIYKTKNIILATGSTPNVPQNIQVDQKTVFTSDQAVNLQGLKNYISIIGMGIIGLEFSDIYTALGSEVTFFEYSSQFLPFVDTDVAKYFENAFLKNKPINYFLNTEIKYVYPASTNKPVVIGYSSRPKTDSASENYTTETDTEPVKELHVDSCLIATGRKPNTENIGLENLNAKMNKGFVSVDDQLRVQIEPIQKTNQSNADINKSIDTQVHDNIFCIGDANGKQMLAHTASHQALRVIDYIDKKENKKENKKEIIDSVENISNKPIIYKNIPSVCYTNPELAFVGVSEKEAKKLYPDSVDVEITYYKSNSKILCENNISLNSNKNNSYNKGSYNFNDNSNGMVKMIYNKNTKQLLGVFIVGNYASILIHEAVLAINHNLTIYDLAYMVHSHPTVSEVLDTAFKSASGIRTH is encoded by the coding sequence ATGGGAATAATAACCCAAATTAAACTCCACAAATTAAGTGCAATTACTTTAATATGTGTAAGTTTCctctttattttaaaaaaaaatgaaggagttaaaattttacaaGATACTAAATCTATTTCTCCATTGAATACAAATtggataatgaaaaaaggaTGTAACATTGCACTATTTccttgtaaaaaaaaaaaatttttcatagacttacaaaattacaaaatatttttccctACAAATGGTAGTATAAAGTAtagtgaaaaaataaaatccaAATTAAATGCTAAAtcagaaaataatgatacacctaaaatggaaataatgcCAAACGAATATGATGTTGCAATATTAGGATGTGGTGTTGGTGGTCATGCAGCTGCTATAAATGCAATGGAGAGAAATTTAAAAGTTGTTATGTTTGCAGGAGACGAAGAATCTTTAGGAGGTACTTGTGTTAATGTTGGTTGTATTCCAAGTAAGTCCTTACTATATgcaacaaataaatatagagaattaaaaaatatgagtaAATTATGTAGCTATGGCATATATAGTAATGCTTATAtagataaagaaaaagatcAAGTAAAAAGCACACAATTAATAGCAGATAgtatatgtattaatacagacaaattaaaagaatatacacaaaatgttattaaaaaattaaaaaatggaataacACATGGtatgaaaaatacaaaatttacTCGAAATTCTCAATCTGTTCAGGTAGTTTATGATCATGGCTATATTATTGATAAACATACTATacaaagtaaaaaaaataaacaaatatataaaacaaaaaatattatattagcAACTGGATCAACTCCAAATGTACCACAAAATATTCAAGTCGATCAAAAAACGGTATTTACTAGTGATCAAGCAGTAAATCTACAAGGtcttaaaaattatatttctataaTTGGTATGGGTATAATAGGATTAGAATTTTCAGACATATATACAGCATTAGGATCTGAAgttacattttttgaatactCCTCTCAATTTCTTCCTTTTGTTGATACAGATGTTgctaaatattttgaaaatgcctttttaaaaaataaacctattaattatttcctAAACACAGAAATCAAGTATGTCTATCCAGCTTCGACCAACAAACCTGTTGTCATTGGTTATTCGTCCCGACCTAAAACTGATTCTGCTTCAGAAAATTATACTACTGAAACAGATACAGAACCTGTTAAGGAACTTCATGTAGACAGTTGCCTAATCGCTACTGGTAGAAAACCAAATACTGAAAATATCGGCcttgaaaatttaaacgctaaaatgaataaaggCTTTGTTTCAGTAGATGATCAATTACGGGTTCAAATAGAACCCATTCAAAAAACAAACCAAAGCAATGCCGATATAAACAAATCAATTGATACCCAAGTACATGATAACATATTTTGCATCGGAGATGCAAACGGTAAACAGATGCTGGCACACACAGCCTCACATCAAGCCTTAAGAGTAATTGACTACatagataaaaaagaaaacaaaaaagagaacaaaaaagaaattatagATTCAGTTGAAAACATATCCAATAAAcctataatatataaaaatataccatCTGTTTGTTATACTAATCCAGAGTTAGCATTTGTCGGAGTTTCTGAAAAAGaagcaaaaaaattgtatccTGATTCTGTAGATGTAGAAATAACTTATTATAAATCAAActcaaaaattttatgcgaaaataatatatcattaaatagtaataaaaataattcatataataaagggtcatataattttaatgacAATAGTAATGGCATGGTTAAAatgatttataataaaaatacaaaacaaTTACTTGGTGTTTTTATAGTTGGTAATTATGCTTCTATATTAATTCATGAAGCTGTTTTAGCTATCAATCATAATTTAACTATTTATGATTTAGCATATATGGTTCATTCTCATCCAACTGTTAGCGAAGTTTTAGATACAGCTTTCAAATCAGCTTCAGGAATCAGAACCCATTAG
- a CDS encoding vacuolar protein sorting-associated protein 9, putative, with protein MNENPNCDNNFMLGNEWDEFNFKDKEKKYLNENHGNPNQINEMDFFFDNYNNKNNANTSHFSNSASGKNGTQRKTNINGSSDTSFNKYLTDNINDPLWGESNESYNVGKSKKETSKTPIKKASQKSNKLISNMDEVSNTFDIKSSEPKLNPDSTFDLWEKFTEYDKEYELAGNDLSYEKKKKKKKNQDDYIVHTGKGSINNSNIYKKSGNDIDVISKNNRNIVKENEKIKNSADYHKKNENSNTVIKSDSFYEGEFTPSLKSGNKLSSYDDINLNSEHDIKIEYCSDKSISQCKVVNSNSNKISIKKKNDILLNEDYEKNIYNKKKKNKDLVMNSNDNNSSMLSDSKHSVSSLQVNNKMVKKKSESVNSNNTSKYRYISSDNNNMDDGHTKGKVKISKKMASGQELVNSYKDCTKGVDEKSKEEVQLKSEIKKKKIMKSINNPNISQSFTSSMIDDSEHTYYDNTKFSEQSSSNLLKLDESSEFFCNSNTIGDENMNGKIKKIKMKKGIKEEKNTKKKNIENMDNNKKEIKINKSRTSKQAEQNYTLSSEENQTFESIKTNDSKFFDEIKEYLHNKNIKETANAEKKTDYNFNAFDDLNEDLKLKKKQTIRASSKNMIYSDKEKVRNSSSSGEKLSKVTKMKDRVKSVDIMNESELEIKSNEAKIKGEKSFEKKQSIKQKGDEGVKKINEAKMYNSNSTMNSNFSNSSNLKKKKSISDKTTVLDSIEENASKFYGEKEVYADRGVNNEGNKIGEKGSIKNGIHTDIATDEDDTTINYNDDENETVNSNSNSNKFFVKKKKDSSMDGNEMYGTDLGFEGVEEEVKKVDNKNEGIQNDVKNEGKNDEIQTESLIQKGRKFKNMFISFIKRESYKKDEEENEQVDENKIITKKEFIKWNEMNLNMYNENGSNDKTVSSLYGFGMNRKSVSIEFNDVSLNKLEESKKSASNENMKTFSNDTISENNSNGKKKANTIYNNFLESLKHPSCKIVVDKVKKFILNFPQNLSREEAANKIHTFINETQPILLKSSIYKNLNIDQINIIIQGYEKFIIQKLYFYLYRMDPEDKDQDEQIYTKINCLQWVELKHLEICESIDLDRLKLAQGELLKIQKMKAPYDKIIMILNCCRIVTSILFEAKKNVKKKKKKNNAIANESSFFEDSFTSTSDTKQVGRDSQVINLMDSNNVKDELSTSSLGLDERNGSKNENRSDKKVEDSDDELLPCADEVLPLLIYVIIKTNPPELISNITFIQNFRHPNHFVSEEAYSFTQFCSGVEFVKELGKTTFLNISEKEYKENVSKAEEFYLNEVKESNKKLQETAGKLNDFIKHSNEKKLNNNIITKIESIKLKYENVENLNTITISDLSSLFEEYKVLVELKKSILKDLQDHA; from the coding sequence ATGAATGAAAATCCCAACTGTGACAACAATTTTATGCTTGGAAATGAATGGGATGAATTTAACTTTaaagataaagaaaaaaaatatttaaatgaaaatcaTGGTAATCCCAaccaaataaatgaaatggattttttctttgataattacaataataaaaataatgctaATACCTCCCACTTTTCAAATAGTGCAAGTGGGAAGAATGGAACACAAAGAAAAACTAATATAAATGGAAGTAGTGACACaagttttaataaatatttgacAGATAATATTAACGATCCTCTATGGGGTGAGTCTAATGAAAGTTATAATGTGggtaaaagtaaaaaagaaacaagTAAAACCCCAATAAAAAAGGCAAGTCAAAAATcgaataaattaatttcaaATATGGATGAAGTTAGTAATACCTTTGACATAAAATCAAGTGAACCAAAATTAAATCCTGACTCTACCTTTGATTTATGGGAAAAATTCACAGAATATGATAAAGAATATGAGCTTGCGGGAAATGATTTatcatatgaaaaaaaaaaaaaaaaaaaaaaaaatcaggATGATTATATAGTTCATACTGGAAAGGGATCGATAAATAAttctaatatatataagaaaagCGGTAATGATATTGATGTGATTTCAAAGAATAATCGAAATATAGTTAAGgagaatgaaaaaataaaaaattcagctgattatcataaaaaaaatgaaaattctAATACAGTAATAAAGAGTGATTCATTTTATGAAGGAGAATTTACACCAAGTTTAAAAAGTGGAAATAAATTGTCATCAtatgatgatataaatttaaattctGAACATGacataaaaattgaatACTGTTCAGATAAAAGTATTTCACAATGTAAAGTAGTAAATagtaatagtaataaaataagtataaaaaaaaaaaatgatatattattgaatgaagattatgaaaaaaatatttataataaaaagaaaaaaaataaagactTAGTCATGAATAGTAACGACAATAATAGTAGCATGTTGTCTGATTCGAAGCATTCTGTTAGTAGTCTACAagttaataataaaatggtaaaaaaaaaatctgaATCTGTAAATAGCAATAATACTAGCAAATATCGTTACATTAGTAgcgataataataatatggatGATGGTCACACAAAAGGAAAAGTgaaaatttcaaaaaaaatggctTCAGGTCAAGAGTTAGTAAATAGTTATAAAGATTGTACTAAGGGTGTGGATGAAAAAAGTAAAGAAGAAGTACAATTAAAAAGtgaaataaagaaaaagaaaataatgaaatctATAAATAATCCAAATATATCACAATCATTTACTAGTAGTATGATAGATGATTCGGAACATACATATTAtgataatacaaaattttcTGAACAAAGTAGTagtaatttattaaagcTAGATGAAAGTTcagaatttttttgtaactCTAATACGATAGgtgatgaaaatatgaatggaaaaattaaaaaaataaaaatgaaaaaaggaattaaagaagaaaaaaatacaaaaaaaaaaaatatagaaaatatggataataataaaaaagaaataaaaataaataaatcaagAACATCAAAACAAGCAgaacaaaattatacacTATCGTCGGAAGAAAATCAAACATTTGAATccataaaaacaaatgatagtaaattttttgatgagattaaagaatatttgcataataaaaacataaaagaAACAGCAAAtgcagaaaaaaaaacggactataattttaatgcaTTTGATGATCTAAATGaagatttaaaattaaaaaaaaagcaaacCATTCGAGCTAgtagtaaaaatatgatatacaGTGACAAAGAAAAGGTTCGAAATAGTTCAAGTTCAGGAGAGAAACTATCAAAAGTgacaaaaatgaaagatCGAGTAAAAAGTGTAGATATAATGAATGAATCAGAATTAGAGATAAAATCGAATGAAGCAAAAATAAAGGGAGAAAAAAGtttcgaaaaaaaacagaGCATAAAACAAAAGGGAGATGAGggtgtgaaaaaaattaatgaagcaaaaatgtataatagCAATAGTACAATGAATAGCAATTTTAGTAATAGCtcgaatttaaaaaagaaaaaaagcaTCTCTGATAAAACAACAGTTTTAGATTCGATAGAAGAAAATGCTAGCAAATTTTATGGAGAAAAAGAGGTATATGCAGATAGGGGAGTAAATAATGAAGGTAATAAGATAGGTGAAAAAGGaagcataaaaaatggcaTACATACAGATATAGCAACTGATGAAGATGACACTACAATTAATTATAAcgatgatgaaaatgaaacagTAAATTCGAATAgcaattcaaataaattttttgtaaaaaaaaagaaggaTTCATCTATGGATGGGAATGAAATGTATGGGACTGATCTTGGGTTTGAGGGAGTAGAGGAAGAAGTGAAAAAAGTtgacaataaaaatgaaggaATTCAAAATGATGTCAAGAATGAAGGTAAAAATGACGAGATTCAAACCGAGTCACTCATTCAAAAGGgaagaaaatttaaaaacatgTTTATCTCGTTTATTAAAAGGGAGAGTTATAAAAAGGATGAGGAGGAAAATGAGCAGgttgatgaaaataagataataacaaaaaaagaatttataaaatggaatgaaatgaatttaaatatgtataatgaaaatggaaGTAATGATAAGACAGTATCAAGTTTGTATGGGTTTGGAATGAATAGGAAATCGGTTAGTATCGAATTTAATGATGTAAGTTTAAACAAGTTAGaagaaagtaaaaaaagtgcaagtaatgaaaatatgaaaacaTTTAGTAACGATACAATAtctgaaaataattcaaatggtaaaaaaaaagcaaatactatttataataattttttagagAGTTTAAAACATCCATCATGTAAAATAGTAGTAGATAAAGTAaagaaatttattttaaattttccaCAGAATTTAAGTAGAGAAGAAGCAGCAAATAAAATCCatacatttataaatgaaactcaacctatattattaaaatcgagtatatataaaaatttaaatatagatcaaataaatataattattcaaGGATATGAAAAGtttataatacaaaaattatatttttatttatatcgtATGGATCCAGAAGATAAAGATCAAGATGAACagatttatacaaaaataaattgtttaCAATGGGTTGAATTAAAACATTTAGAAATTTGTGAAAGTATAGACTTAGATCGTTTAAAATTAGCACAAGGTgaacttttaaaaattcaaaaaatgaaagcaccatatgataaaataattatgatacTAAATTGTTGTCGTATTGTTAcatctattttatttgaagcaaaaaaaaatgttaaaaaaaaaaaaaaaaaaaataatgccATAGCAAATGAATCTTCCTTTTTTGAGGATAGTTTTACATCAACTAGTGATACTAAACAGGTGGGAAGAGATAGTCaagttataaatttaatggaTTCAAATAATGTGAAGGATGAATTATCGACAAGTTCATTGGGTTTAGACGAAAGAAATGGCAgcaaaaatgaaaacagAAGTGATAAAAAGGTTGAAGATAGTGATGATGAATTATTGCCATGTGCTGATGAGGTTCTTCCTTtacttatatatgtaattattaaaacaaatCCTCCTGAATTAATATCAAATATTacatttatacaaaattttaGACATCCAAATCATTTTGTTTCAGAGGAAGCATATTCTTTTACGCAATTTTGTAGTGGTGTTGAATTTGTTAAAGAGCTTGGTAAGactacatttttaaatatttctgaaaaagaatataaagaaaatgttaGTAAAGCGGAAgagttttatttaaatgaagTTAAAGAGAGTAATAAGAAATTACAAGAAACTGCTGGtaaattaaatgattttataaaacattcaaatgaaaaaaaattaaataataatattattactaaaatt